One Amorphoplanes digitatis genomic window carries:
- a CDS encoding acetyl-CoA C-acetyltransferase, translating to MPSDGQAYVYDAVRTPRGRGRDTGSLHGVKPISLVTGLIDALRERLPGLDTDRLDDLVMGIVSPVGEQGGDLPRAAALLAGLPDHVGGVQLNRFCASGLEAVNTAAARVRSGWDSLILAGGVEAMSRVPMGSDGGAWAMDPETALATSFVPQGISADLIATLEGFGRDDVDGYAISSQERAAKAWAGGYFARSVVPVRDRVGGVILAADEHMRPDTTRAGLGKLKPSFAGIGDAGGFDAVALQKYHWVEAIEHVHHAGNSSGIVDGASLVLIGSDTVGRDLGLTPRGRIVSAAVSGADPTLMLTGPIPATHKALATAGLTVADIDLFEINEAFAAVVLKYTRDLGLDPEQVNVNGGAIALGHPLGATGAMLVGTVLDELERRDARRALVTLCIGGGMGVATIIERL from the coding sequence GTGCCCTCTGACGGCCAGGCGTATGTCTACGACGCCGTCCGCACCCCGCGCGGTCGCGGCCGCGACACCGGTTCGCTGCACGGGGTCAAGCCGATCTCGCTGGTCACCGGCCTGATCGACGCCCTGCGCGAGCGGCTGCCCGGGCTGGACACCGACCGGCTCGACGACCTCGTGATGGGCATCGTCTCGCCCGTCGGCGAGCAGGGCGGCGACCTGCCCCGCGCCGCGGCGCTGCTGGCCGGCCTGCCCGACCACGTCGGCGGCGTACAGCTCAACCGCTTCTGCGCCTCCGGGCTGGAGGCGGTCAACACCGCCGCGGCGCGGGTCCGGTCGGGCTGGGACAGCCTGATCCTGGCCGGCGGCGTCGAGGCGATGTCGCGGGTGCCGATGGGCTCCGACGGCGGCGCCTGGGCGATGGACCCGGAGACCGCCCTGGCCACCTCGTTCGTGCCGCAGGGCATCAGCGCGGACCTGATCGCCACGCTTGAGGGCTTCGGCCGCGACGACGTCGACGGGTACGCGATCAGCTCGCAGGAGCGGGCCGCCAAGGCCTGGGCCGGCGGGTACTTCGCGCGCTCGGTGGTACCGGTGCGTGACCGGGTCGGCGGCGTGATCCTCGCGGCCGACGAGCACATGCGCCCGGACACCACCCGGGCCGGCCTCGGCAAGCTCAAGCCGTCCTTCGCGGGCATCGGCGACGCCGGCGGCTTCGACGCGGTGGCGCTCCAGAAGTACCACTGGGTCGAGGCGATCGAGCACGTGCACCACGCCGGGAACTCCTCGGGCATCGTGGACGGCGCGTCGCTGGTGCTGATCGGCTCCGACACCGTCGGCCGCGACCTCGGGCTCACGCCGCGCGGCCGGATCGTCTCGGCCGCGGTCAGCGGCGCCGACCCGACGCTGATGCTCACCGGCCCGATCCCGGCCACGCACAAGGCCCTGGCGACCGCCGGGCTCACCGTCGCCGACATCGACCTCTTCGAGATCAACGAGGCGTTCGCCGCGGTGGTGCTCAAGTACACCCGCGACCTCGGCCTCGACCCGGAGCAGGTGAACGTCAACGGCGGGGCGATCGCGCTCGGCCACCCGCTCGGCGCCACCGGCGCCATGCTGGTCGGCACCGTCCTGGACGAGCTGGAGCGCCGCGACGCGCGCCGGGCCCTGGTGACGCTCTGCATCGGCGGCGGCATGGGCGTCGCGACCATCATCGAGCGCCTGTAG
- a CDS encoding acyl-CoA dehydrogenase family protein, translated as MPTPGPISWREPEHDELADLVRTFFAKEVLPHAERVQAQGHPDREHYRRAGELGLLGLSVSERYGGGGGDFTHEAVMLHEQARSGDNSLGLAVHSGIVTGYLEAYGNEEQKRRWLPGLCTGELIGAIAMTEPDGGSDLQAMRTRAVRDGDDYVVTGAKTFISNGGLADIVILAAKTDPSQGAAGVSLLVCETGGDERPGFRRGRLISKIGLHGNDTAELFFDGLRVPAANLLGDAEGLGFIQLMNQLPQERLVIGVGAVAAMERAVELTVAYTKERTAFGKPLIGHQNTRMVLAECATRARASRVFLDDCISRHVRGELDVATAAMAKYWLTDGQCEVIDRCLQLFGGYGYTTEFPIAQMYTDARAQKIYGGTNEIMKELIARAL; from the coding sequence ATGCCAACACCGGGACCCATCTCGTGGCGCGAGCCGGAGCACGACGAGCTCGCCGACCTGGTCCGCACGTTCTTCGCCAAGGAGGTGCTGCCGCACGCCGAACGGGTGCAGGCACAGGGCCACCCCGACCGCGAGCACTACCGCCGCGCCGGCGAGCTCGGCCTGCTCGGCCTCTCGGTCTCCGAGCGGTACGGCGGAGGCGGCGGCGACTTCACCCACGAGGCCGTGATGCTGCACGAGCAGGCCCGCTCGGGCGACAACAGCCTCGGGCTCGCGGTGCACAGCGGCATCGTCACCGGCTACCTCGAGGCCTACGGCAACGAGGAGCAGAAGCGGCGCTGGCTGCCCGGGCTCTGCACCGGCGAGCTCATCGGCGCCATCGCGATGACCGAGCCGGACGGCGGCTCCGACCTGCAGGCGATGCGGACCCGGGCGGTCCGCGACGGCGACGACTACGTGGTCACCGGCGCGAAGACGTTCATCAGCAACGGCGGCCTGGCCGACATCGTCATCCTGGCCGCCAAGACCGACCCGTCGCAGGGCGCCGCCGGCGTATCCCTGCTGGTCTGCGAGACCGGCGGCGACGAGCGGCCGGGCTTCCGGCGCGGGCGGCTCATCTCCAAGATCGGCCTGCACGGCAACGACACCGCGGAGCTGTTCTTCGACGGCCTGCGGGTGCCCGCCGCCAACCTGCTCGGCGACGCCGAGGGCCTCGGCTTCATCCAGCTGATGAACCAGCTCCCGCAGGAGCGCCTGGTGATCGGCGTCGGCGCGGTCGCCGCGATGGAGCGCGCCGTCGAGCTGACGGTCGCGTACACCAAGGAGCGCACCGCCTTCGGCAAGCCGCTGATCGGCCACCAGAACACCCGGATGGTCCTCGCCGAGTGCGCCACCCGGGCGCGCGCGAGCCGGGTCTTCCTGGACGACTGCATCTCCCGGCACGTGCGCGGCGAACTCGACGTGGCGACCGCCGCGATGGCGAAATACTGGCTCACCGACGGCCAGTGCGAGGTCATCGACCGCTGCCTCCAGCTCTTCGGCGGCTACGGATACACCACCGAGTTCCCGATCGCCCAGATGTACACCGACGCCCGCGCACAGAAGATCTACGGCGGCACCAACGAAATCATGAAGGAGCTGATCGCCCGTGCCCTCTGA
- a CDS encoding alpha/beta fold hydrolase — protein MLAHERRGSGPVLVLIHGLGSRRQVWEPIVGALARHREVIALDLPGFGESPAWEPPRPGLAPGSVDHLADLVADFLAGLGVESPELAGNSLGGGIALELGRRGLARSVTAFAPVGFWGPAGRRWCQAVLGGSRALSTALSPALPRIVATRPGRAALCSIFYGRPGRVSAVDCLDSARALSAAPGFAAARRAFGVWRLPVGADPAGLSAIPVTIAWGTRDLVLPHRRQARRALEELPDARHVLLPGCGHLPFADDPERCADLLTVRQ, from the coding sequence ATGCTGGCCCACGAACGACGCGGTAGCGGTCCCGTACTGGTGCTCATACACGGCCTCGGCAGCCGGCGTCAGGTCTGGGAGCCGATCGTCGGCGCCCTGGCCCGGCACCGCGAGGTCATCGCGCTCGACCTGCCGGGCTTCGGCGAGTCCCCGGCCTGGGAGCCGCCGCGCCCGGGCCTGGCGCCGGGATCGGTGGACCACCTCGCCGACCTGGTCGCGGACTTCCTCGCCGGCCTCGGCGTCGAGTCGCCCGAGCTGGCGGGCAACTCCCTGGGCGGCGGCATCGCGCTCGAACTCGGCCGGCGCGGGCTGGCCCGGTCGGTGACCGCCTTCGCCCCGGTCGGCTTCTGGGGCCCGGCCGGCCGGCGCTGGTGCCAGGCCGTCCTCGGCGGCTCCCGGGCGCTGAGCACGGCGCTCTCCCCCGCGCTGCCCCGCATCGTGGCCACCCGGCCCGGCCGGGCGGCGCTCTGCTCGATCTTCTACGGCCGCCCCGGCCGGGTGTCGGCCGTGGACTGCCTCGACTCCGCGCGGGCGCTGTCCGCCGCGCCGGGCTTCGCCGCGGCCCGCCGGGCGTTCGGCGTCTGGCGGCTGCCGGTCGGCGCGGACCCCGCCGGGCTGTCCGCCATCCCGGTGACGATCGCCTGGGGCACCCGCGACCTGGTGCTGCCGCACCGCCGCCAGGCGCGCCGGGCGCTCGAGGAGCTTCCGGACGCGCGGCACGTCCTGCTGCCGGGCTGCGGCCACCTGCCGTTCGCGGACGACCCCGAGCGCTGCGCCGACCTATTGACAGTCCGCCAATAA
- a CDS encoding GMC family oxidoreductase produces MAYDYDVLIIGSGFGGGVSALRLTEKGYRVGVLEAGRRFTDEQFAKTSWRLRDYLYAPALGCYGILRLTLLRDVMVMSGAGVGGGSLGYANTLYEPPDAFFADPQWASITDWKTELAPYYDQATRMLGVVTNPLETVADGALRAVAEDLGVGHTFRRTPVGVLFGDAPGAEVPDPFFGGAGPARRACTACGACMTGCRVGAKNTVVKNYLYLAEAAGAVVHPLTTVTSVTPLAGGGYAVDTRATGGLRRRRRLTAGQVIFSAGALGTQRLLHKMRDRGALPAVSPRLGELSRTNSESILGARTRRRDVDVSKGIAITSSIHPDPVTHVEPVRYGRGSNLLALLATVLVDDTGGRRRWVAGLRELARSWRDLRLFVSPRRWSEQTIVLLAMQPLDNSVTVYTKRGRLTTRPGVGEPNPEWVPSAHDVARRVAEKIDGVPTGSVTELVGRPVTGHFIGGCAIGTGPDTGVVDAYHRLYGHPGLHVIDGSVVAANLGVNPSLTITALAERAVALWPNAGEADPRPAPGAPYARVAPVPPRHPAVPAAAVGALRLGAG; encoded by the coding sequence ATGGCGTACGACTATGACGTGCTGATCATCGGCTCCGGCTTCGGCGGCGGTGTCAGCGCGCTGCGACTCACCGAGAAGGGCTACCGGGTCGGCGTGCTCGAGGCCGGCCGCAGGTTCACCGACGAGCAGTTCGCCAAGACCTCCTGGCGGCTGCGCGACTACCTGTACGCGCCCGCGCTCGGCTGCTACGGAATCCTGCGGCTGACCCTGCTGCGCGACGTGATGGTGATGTCCGGCGCCGGGGTCGGCGGCGGATCGCTCGGCTACGCCAACACCCTCTACGAGCCGCCGGACGCGTTCTTCGCCGATCCGCAGTGGGCGTCGATCACGGACTGGAAGACCGAGCTGGCGCCGTACTACGACCAGGCCACCCGGATGCTCGGCGTGGTGACCAACCCGCTCGAGACCGTCGCCGACGGTGCGCTGCGCGCCGTCGCCGAGGATCTCGGCGTCGGGCACACCTTCCGGCGTACCCCGGTGGGGGTGCTCTTCGGCGACGCGCCCGGCGCCGAGGTTCCCGACCCGTTCTTCGGCGGCGCCGGGCCGGCCCGGCGGGCCTGCACGGCGTGCGGCGCCTGCATGACCGGCTGCCGGGTCGGCGCGAAGAACACCGTCGTGAAGAACTACCTGTACCTGGCCGAGGCGGCCGGCGCCGTCGTGCACCCGCTGACCACGGTGACCTCGGTGACGCCGCTGGCCGGCGGCGGGTACGCGGTGGACACCCGCGCCACCGGCGGCCTGCGCCGCCGGCGCCGCCTCACCGCCGGGCAGGTGATCTTCTCGGCCGGCGCGCTCGGCACCCAGCGGCTGCTGCACAAGATGCGCGACCGGGGCGCGCTGCCCGCCGTCTCGCCGCGGCTCGGCGAGCTGAGCCGGACCAACTCCGAGTCCATCCTGGGCGCCCGCACCCGGCGGCGCGACGTCGACGTGAGCAAGGGCATCGCCATCACCTCGTCCATCCACCCCGATCCGGTCACCCACGTCGAGCCGGTGCGGTACGGCCGCGGCAGCAACCTGCTCGCCCTGCTGGCCACCGTGCTCGTCGACGACACCGGCGGCCGGCGGCGCTGGGTGGCCGGCCTGCGCGAGCTGGCACGCAGCTGGCGCGACCTGCGGCTGTTCGTCTCGCCGCGGCGCTGGTCGGAGCAGACCATCGTGCTGCTGGCGATGCAGCCGCTTGACAACTCCGTCACCGTCTACACCAAGCGGGGGCGGCTGACCACCCGTCCGGGTGTCGGCGAGCCGAACCCGGAGTGGGTACCGTCCGCGCACGACGTCGCCCGCCGGGTCGCCGAGAAGATCGACGGTGTGCCCACCGGCTCGGTCACCGAGCTGGTCGGGCGGCCGGTGACCGGCCACTTCATCGGCGGCTGCGCGATCGGCACCGGCCCGGACACCGGCGTCGTCGACGCGTACCACCGGCTGTACGGCCATCCCGGCCTGCACGTGATCGACGGCTCGGTGGTCGCCGCGAATCTCGGGGTCAACCCGTCGCTGACCATCACCGCGCTCGCCGAGCGGGCGGTCGCGCTCTGGCCCAACGCCGGCGAGGCGGATCCGCGGCCGGCGCCGGGCGCGCCGTACGCCCGGGTCGCGCCGGTGCCGCCCCGGCATCCGGCGGTGCCGGCCGCCGCCGTCGGCGCCCTGCGGCTCGGCGCCGGATAG
- a CDS encoding TetR/AcrR family transcriptional regulator, with amino-acid sequence MIVEAAQARRRLEPDVRRGQILTCAVRLFGERPYAEVSTTDIARAAGVARGLINHYFGTKKDLYLEVIRVMLTIPEVAVERLPAGDLRTRVDASVSWFLDVVSRHSTSWLAAVNAGGMGRDADVERVLAQAEDAAADSVLVAVGLAEVAEHREELRGMIRAYVGLATATAKEWLNRAALTRAQVHLLLATTLLAIVEQVIPTIVAPAR; translated from the coding sequence GTGATTGTCGAGGCGGCGCAGGCGCGCAGACGGCTGGAGCCGGACGTCCGGCGCGGGCAGATCCTGACCTGCGCGGTGCGGCTGTTCGGCGAGCGCCCGTACGCCGAGGTGTCGACCACCGACATCGCCCGCGCGGCCGGGGTGGCCCGCGGGCTGATCAACCACTATTTCGGCACCAAGAAGGACCTCTACCTCGAGGTGATCCGGGTGATGCTGACCATCCCGGAGGTGGCCGTCGAGCGGCTGCCCGCCGGTGACCTGCGCACCCGGGTGGACGCCAGCGTGTCGTGGTTCCTCGACGTGGTGTCCCGGCACAGCACGTCCTGGCTGGCCGCGGTGAACGCGGGCGGGATGGGCCGCGACGCCGACGTGGAGCGGGTGCTGGCGCAGGCCGAGGACGCCGCGGCCGACAGCGTGCTGGTCGCCGTCGGGCTCGCCGAGGTGGCCGAGCACCGCGAGGAGCTGCGCGGGATGATCCGCGCCTACGTCGGCCTGGCCACCGCCACCGCCAAGGAGTGGCTCAACCGCGCCGCGCTGACCCGGGCGCAGGTGCACCTGCTGCTCGCGACGACGCTGCTGGCCATCGTGGAGCAGGTCATCCCGACCATCGTCGCGCCGGCGCGCTGA
- a CDS encoding flavin-containing monooxygenase, whose protein sequence is MTALNGAQPRVVIIGAGFGGVAIAVGLRRAGFTDVLMLEKADQVGGVWRDNAYPGCACDVPAPLYSFSFAPNPGWSRRFPPHEEILAYLDDCVTRFGLRDNLRLGTEVTDATWDDEHREWRLRTAAGEEIVADVLVPAVGQLSRPVIPELPGAELFRGPALHTARWDPELRVEGRRVAVVGTGASAIQLVPAIAGRAERVIVFQRSAPWTLPKPDRRYGRLRRAAYRRLPALMSASRGGTWAMTIFTGAAVLGNRAAGAFLRLASRTQRRWQVRDPLLRARVTPDEPMGCKRVLFTSAWLPTLARDDVDLVTEKIVGVTPDGIRTADGVEHRCDVLVYGTGFAATEFLVPMRVTGRSGERLDRVWRDGAYAYLGMTVPAFPNMFLVYGPNTNTGNTSVIYFHESQARYIVEAVRMLAAGAAPLEVRPEVAAAYDAEVQGRLAGSVWTACQSWYRNASGRVVTNWPGMAGEYRRRTARPRPADFR, encoded by the coding sequence ATGACGGCCCTGAATGGCGCCCAGCCGCGAGTGGTGATCATCGGCGCCGGCTTCGGCGGGGTGGCGATCGCCGTGGGCCTGCGCCGCGCCGGGTTCACCGACGTGCTGATGCTGGAGAAGGCTGACCAGGTCGGGGGCGTCTGGCGCGACAACGCCTATCCCGGATGCGCCTGCGACGTGCCGGCGCCGCTGTACTCGTTCTCCTTCGCGCCGAATCCCGGCTGGTCGCGGCGGTTCCCGCCGCACGAGGAGATCCTCGCCTACCTCGACGACTGCGTCACCCGCTTCGGGCTGCGGGACAACCTGCGGCTCGGCACCGAGGTGACGGACGCGACCTGGGACGACGAGCACCGCGAATGGCGGCTGCGCACCGCGGCGGGCGAGGAGATCGTCGCCGACGTGCTGGTGCCCGCGGTCGGGCAGCTCTCCCGGCCGGTCATCCCCGAGCTGCCGGGCGCCGAGCTGTTCCGCGGCCCGGCGCTGCACACCGCCCGGTGGGACCCCGAGCTGCGGGTCGAGGGCAGGCGGGTCGCGGTGGTCGGCACCGGCGCCAGCGCCATCCAGCTCGTGCCGGCGATCGCCGGGCGCGCCGAGCGGGTGATCGTCTTCCAGCGCAGCGCGCCGTGGACGCTGCCCAAGCCCGACCGCCGGTACGGCCGGCTGCGCCGGGCCGCCTACCGGCGGCTGCCCGCCCTGATGTCGGCGTCCCGCGGCGGCACCTGGGCGATGACGATCTTCACCGGCGCCGCCGTGCTCGGCAACCGGGCGGCGGGAGCGTTCCTGCGCCTCGCCTCGCGGACCCAGCGCCGGTGGCAGGTCCGGGACCCGCTGCTGCGCGCCCGGGTCACGCCCGACGAGCCGATGGGCTGCAAGCGGGTGCTGTTCACCAGCGCCTGGCTGCCCACCCTCGCCCGCGACGACGTCGACCTGGTCACCGAGAAGATCGTCGGCGTGACCCCGGACGGCATCCGCACCGCGGACGGCGTCGAGCACCGCTGCGACGTGCTCGTCTACGGCACCGGCTTCGCCGCCACCGAGTTCCTGGTGCCGATGCGGGTGACCGGACGCTCGGGCGAGCGGCTCGACCGGGTGTGGCGCGACGGCGCGTACGCGTACCTGGGCATGACCGTGCCCGCGTTCCCGAACATGTTCCTGGTCTACGGGCCCAACACGAACACCGGCAACACCTCGGTCATCTACTTCCACGAGTCGCAGGCCCGCTACATCGTCGAGGCGGTGCGGATGCTCGCGGCCGGCGCCGCGCCGCTCGAGGTACGCCCGGAGGTGGCCGCCGCCTACGACGCGGAGGTGCAGGGCCGCCTCGCCGGCAGCGTGTGGACCGCCTGCCAGAGCTGGTACCGCAATGCCAGCGGGCGCGTCGTCACCAACTGGCCCGGCATGGCGGGGGAGTACCGCCGCCGGACCGCGCGGCCGCGGCCCGCCGACTTCCGCTGA
- a CDS encoding acetoacetate decarboxylase family protein produces the protein MYPPEPWDLRGQLYLSVFAVPRGDLPTLPDPLAAAVRPLPFGRRALVGAAWVRYEPGGILQYQELLSAVLVHEGGRPRVSITEIWVDSAESRDGGRELWGIPKDLAELDVRTGPDGRTEGTASIASGRIAAASFGAGLRLPGRWPAPMSVAQALDGAVKRTTVRGRAGLRLGGSTWRVEPDGPLGYLAGRRPLLTVTLADFGLRFGVPAPAAAASS, from the coding sequence ATGTATCCGCCGGAACCCTGGGACCTGCGCGGTCAGCTGTACCTCTCGGTCTTCGCCGTGCCGCGCGGCGACCTGCCCACATTGCCCGATCCTCTCGCCGCGGCGGTGCGGCCGCTGCCGTTCGGGCGGCGTGCGCTCGTCGGCGCCGCGTGGGTGCGCTACGAGCCGGGTGGAATCCTCCAGTACCAGGAGCTGCTGTCGGCGGTCCTGGTGCACGAGGGCGGCCGGCCCCGGGTCAGCATCACCGAGATCTGGGTGGACAGCGCGGAGTCCCGTGACGGCGGCCGCGAGCTCTGGGGCATCCCCAAGGACCTGGCCGAGCTGGACGTGCGCACCGGGCCCGACGGCCGCACCGAGGGGACCGCGAGCATCGCGAGCGGCCGGATCGCCGCGGCGTCGTTCGGCGCCGGGCTGCGGCTGCCCGGGCGCTGGCCGGCACCGATGTCGGTGGCTCAGGCGCTCGACGGCGCGGTCAAGCGCACGACCGTGCGCGGGCGGGCCGGGCTGCGGCTGGGCGGCTCCACCTGGCGGGTCGAGCCGGACGGGCCGCTGGGCTACCTCGCCGGGCGGCGGCCCCTGCTGACCGTCACCCTTGCCGACTTCGGTCTGCGCTTCGGCGTACCGGCACCGGCCGCCGCCGCGTCGTCCTGA
- a CDS encoding CaiB/BaiF CoA transferase family protein: MSGDQGPLRGLKVIELAGIGPAPFAGMLLADLGADVVRVDRVGPGSPLSGDPRYDLLNRGKRSIAADLKRDDDRELVLSLAERADVLIEGYRPGVAERLGVGPEAALARNPALVYARMTGWGQDGPLASSAGHDITYLAITGALHAIGRAGGPPQVPANLLGDFGGGSLYLVVGVLAALREAERTGRGQVVDAAITDGAAHLTTLLYGLSAEGRWRDERGVNILDTGAPFYDVYPAADGGYLAVGALEPQFYAEFIRLLAPGDDLPAQYDLARWPELRARIAAAFETRTQQEWAAVFEGTEACVAPVLSLSEAARHPHLEQRGTFESPGGVRQPAAAPRFSLTPPGPVGRPALPGEHTREVLADWKVTGGVR; this comes from the coding sequence GTGTCAGGTGATCAAGGTCCGCTCCGCGGCCTGAAAGTGATCGAGCTGGCGGGGATCGGCCCGGCGCCGTTCGCCGGGATGCTGCTGGCCGACCTCGGCGCCGACGTGGTGCGGGTGGACCGGGTCGGCCCCGGCTCGCCGCTGTCCGGCGACCCCCGGTACGACCTGCTCAACCGCGGCAAGCGCTCGATCGCGGCCGACCTCAAGCGCGACGACGACCGCGAACTCGTGCTGTCGCTGGCCGAGCGGGCCGACGTGCTCATCGAGGGCTACCGGCCCGGTGTCGCCGAGCGGCTCGGCGTGGGCCCGGAGGCGGCGCTCGCCCGCAACCCCGCCCTGGTCTACGCGCGGATGACCGGCTGGGGCCAGGACGGCCCGCTCGCTTCCAGCGCCGGGCACGACATCACCTACCTGGCGATCACCGGGGCGCTGCACGCGATCGGCCGCGCGGGCGGCCCGCCGCAGGTGCCGGCGAACCTGCTCGGCGACTTCGGCGGCGGCTCCCTCTACCTGGTGGTCGGCGTCCTCGCCGCGCTGCGCGAGGCCGAGCGCACCGGCCGGGGCCAGGTGGTCGACGCGGCGATCACCGACGGCGCCGCCCACCTGACCACCCTGCTGTACGGCCTGAGCGCCGAGGGCCGCTGGCGCGACGAGCGGGGCGTGAACATCCTCGACACCGGCGCGCCGTTCTACGACGTCTACCCGGCCGCGGACGGCGGCTACCTCGCGGTCGGCGCCCTGGAGCCGCAGTTCTACGCCGAGTTCATCCGGCTGCTCGCGCCCGGCGACGACCTGCCCGCGCAGTACGACCTCGCCCGCTGGCCGGAGCTGCGTGCCCGGATCGCCGCCGCCTTCGAGACCCGCACCCAGCAGGAGTGGGCCGCGGTCTTCGAGGGCACCGAGGCGTGCGTTGCGCCGGTGCTGTCGCTCTCCGAGGCCGCCCGCCATCCCCACCTCGAGCAGCGCGGCACGTTCGAGAGCCCCGGCGGGGTGCGGCAGCCGGCCGCGGCGCCCCGGTTCTCGCTGACCCCGCCCGGGCCGGTCGGCCGGCCCGCGCTGCCCGGCGAGCACACCCGCGAGGTGCTCGCCGACTGGAAGGTGACCGGCGGCGTACGGTGA
- a CDS encoding glycosyltransferase yields the protein MTATLGVPAQHRRTPPPSFAHLSRLTDDTGLLEHARHAVARRAHGYCTDDVARGLVVTSREAEPSPEVQRLAEVYLSFLTHAQHDSGAFHNRLGYDRRWTDDPGLGDWWGRALWGLGTAAARSTAPWIRREAMVAFTLGAARRSPSPHAMAFAGLGAAEVLRREPGNAPAAALLADAAKAVGWPESDPEWSWPGRHLAYASAALAEVVIAAGRFQQDVALLAAGLRMLAWLHDVQLGDGRLSVLPAAGWRRGEPRQRYDQQPIEVAALADACATAASATGDDSWNDGVRQAIGWFLGDNDRDAVMWDPATGGAYDGLTPLGPNLNQGAESTLALIATLQHGRKRVR from the coding sequence GTGACCGCCACCCTGGGCGTACCGGCGCAGCACCGGCGGACGCCGCCGCCCAGCTTCGCTCATCTCTCCCGGCTGACCGACGACACCGGGCTGCTGGAGCACGCCCGGCACGCCGTGGCCCGGCGTGCGCACGGCTACTGCACCGACGACGTGGCGCGCGGACTGGTCGTCACCAGTCGCGAGGCCGAGCCGTCGCCGGAGGTGCAGCGGCTGGCCGAGGTCTACCTGAGCTTCCTGACGCACGCCCAGCACGACAGCGGCGCCTTCCACAACCGGCTCGGCTACGACCGGCGCTGGACCGACGATCCGGGACTGGGCGACTGGTGGGGCCGGGCGTTGTGGGGTCTCGGCACGGCGGCCGCCCGGAGTACCGCGCCCTGGATCCGGCGGGAGGCCATGGTCGCCTTCACCCTGGGCGCCGCACGCCGCTCGCCGTCGCCGCACGCCATGGCCTTCGCCGGGCTCGGCGCCGCCGAGGTGCTGCGCCGGGAGCCGGGCAACGCCCCGGCGGCGGCTCTGCTCGCCGACGCCGCCAAGGCCGTCGGCTGGCCCGAATCCGACCCGGAATGGTCCTGGCCCGGGCGCCACCTCGCCTACGCGAGCGCCGCGCTGGCCGAGGTCGTCATCGCCGCCGGCCGGTTCCAGCAGGACGTCGCGCTGCTGGCGGCCGGCCTGCGCATGCTGGCCTGGCTGCACGACGTTCAGCTCGGCGACGGGCGTCTGTCCGTACTGCCGGCGGCCGGCTGGCGGCGCGGCGAACCGCGGCAGCGTTACGACCAGCAGCCGATCGAGGTCGCCGCGCTGGCCGACGCCTGCGCCACCGCCGCCTCGGCGACCGGGGACGACAGTTGGAACGACGGCGTCCGGCAGGCGATCGGCTGGTTCCTCGGCGACAACGACCGCGACGCGGTGATGTGGGACCCGGCGACCGGTGGCGCCTACGACGGGCTGACACCGCTCGGCCCGAACCTCAATCAGGGCGCGGAGTCCACCCTCGCGTTGATCGCCACCCTCCAGCACGGCCGGAAACGGGTGAGGTGA